In the genome of uncultured Fusobacterium sp., one region contains:
- a CDS encoding helix-hairpin-helix domain-containing protein translates to MKNWILIFVVMLTLGLFTEYSFTEEKPKFKVIMSENMLEKKDFRLDINLATKEEMNNSKIGKSYISKIIDYREKTGGFLKIDELKRIKGIGNATFEKLSKKFKIKSPIDKKPLYINDANEELLKYYGFDKKEIKKLKDYLDKNRRIDNNIQLMELLSKKRYEKYKEIIKYDKF, encoded by the coding sequence ATGAAAAATTGGATACTGATTTTTGTAGTTATGCTTACACTTGGTTTATTTACAGAGTATAGTTTTACAGAGGAAAAACCTAAGTTTAAAGTTATTATGAGTGAAAATATGCTTGAGAAAAAAGATTTTAGATTGGACATAAACCTTGCAACTAAAGAGGAGATGAACAATAGTAAAATTGGAAAGAGCTACATTAGTAAGATAATTGATTATAGAGAAAAAACAGGTGGATTTTTAAAGATTGATGAGTTAAAGAGAATAAAAGGTATTGGAAATGCCACTTTTGAGAAACTATCTAAAAAATTTAAAATAAAATCTCCAATTGATAAGAAACCTCTATATATTAATGATGCTAATGAGGAGCTTTTAAAATACTATGGTTTTGATAAAAAAGAGATAAAGAAATTAAAAGATTATTTAGATAAAAATAGAAGAATAGATAATAATATACAGCTAATGGAGCTGTTATCTAAAAAAAGATATGAAAAATATAAAGAGATAATAAAATATGATAAATTTTAG
- the hslO gene encoding Hsp33 family molecular chaperone HslO — MSRIIRGVSKNARFFLVDTTDIVQEALNIHKCSPTAIDAFGRLLTAGVIMGSTLKGKDVLTLRTDTDGLLNNMVVTATADGGVKGYLSNPSADVPLRDDGKSNVGALVGRGTMKIIKDMGLKEPYVGISTVDTGEIAQDLAYYFYNSEQTPTVIALGVKLKDENTVACAGGYMLQLLPDAEDEFITALENKIQAIRPMTELMMGGMDLERILKLLYEDMNSEDNEKLVESYEILEEKEVSYKCDCNKDKFYKGLITLGKEELNKIFAEEEKIEAECHFCGKRYEFKKEDFKDILEVK, encoded by the coding sequence ATGAGTAGAATAATAAGAGGAGTTAGTAAAAACGCAAGATTCTTTTTGGTAGATACAACAGATATAGTTCAAGAGGCTTTAAATATTCACAAATGTAGTCCAACAGCTATAGATGCTTTTGGAAGATTATTGACAGCTGGAGTTATAATGGGAAGTACTTTAAAAGGAAAAGATGTATTAACTTTAAGAACAGATACAGATGGACTTTTAAATAATATGGTAGTTACAGCAACAGCAGATGGGGGAGTAAAAGGATATCTTTCTAATCCTTCAGCAGATGTGCCACTAAGAGATGATGGAAAATCAAATGTAGGGGCATTAGTTGGAAGAGGAACAATGAAAATAATAAAAGATATGGGATTAAAAGAACCTTATGTAGGAATTTCAACAGTTGATACTGGAGAGATTGCACAAGACTTAGCATATTATTTTTATAATTCAGAACAAACACCTACTGTAATTGCTTTAGGGGTAAAATTAAAAGATGAAAATACAGTAGCATGTGCTGGTGGATATATGTTACAACTTTTACCAGATGCAGAAGATGAGTTCATAACAGCTCTTGAAAATAAAATTCAAGCTATAAGACCTATGACAGAGCTTATGATGGGTGGAATGGACTTAGAAAGAATTTTAAAACTTCTATATGAAGATATGAATAGTGAAGATAATGAAAAATTAGTAGAAAGTTATGAAATATTAGAGGAAAAAGAAGTTAGTTATAAATGTGATTGCAATAAAGACAAATTCTATAAAGGTTTAATTACTTTAGGAAAAGAGGAATTAAATAAAATTTTTGCAGAAGAGGAAAAAATAGAGGCTGAGTGTCACTTCTGTGGAAAGAGATATGAATTTAAAAAAGAGGATTTCAAAGATATTTTAGAGGTGAAATAA
- a CDS encoding TatD family hydrolase, with the protein MKLIDSHAHLDNEQFNEDREEVLNRIKENLDFAVNIGYNLASSKKSVEFAKNYDFIYAVVGVHPDDIGEYSDEVEKELEKLAQEDKVLAIGEIGLDYHWMTFPKEQQQEVFRKQMKLAQRVGKPVAIHSREAMEDTLKILKEFPDVKGIFHCYPGSVETAREVIDNYYLGIGGVLTFKNAKKLVEVVENIPLDKLIIETDCPYMAPTPHRGKRNEPIYVEYVARKIAEIKGISYEEVVEVTNRNTRKAYGIE; encoded by the coding sequence ATGAAATTAATAGATTCTCACGCTCATTTAGACAATGAACAATTTAATGAGGACAGAGAAGAGGTACTAAATAGAATAAAAGAGAATTTAGATTTTGCTGTAAATATAGGGTATAACCTAGCTAGTAGCAAAAAAAGTGTTGAGTTTGCGAAAAATTATGATTTTATATATGCGGTAGTTGGAGTACATCCTGATGATATAGGGGAGTATTCTGATGAAGTAGAGAAAGAGTTAGAAAAATTAGCTCAAGAGGATAAAGTTTTAGCTATTGGAGAGATAGGACTTGATTATCATTGGATGACTTTTCCTAAAGAGCAACAGCAAGAAGTTTTTAGAAAGCAGATGAAACTTGCTCAAAGAGTTGGTAAGCCTGTGGCAATTCACTCAAGAGAGGCTATGGAAGATACATTGAAAATCTTAAAAGAGTTTCCTGATGTAAAGGGGATTTTTCATTGCTACCCTGGATCAGTAGAGACAGCTAGAGAGGTAATAGATAACTATTATTTAGGAATAGGTGGAGTTTTAACTTTTAAAAATGCTAAGAAATTAGTTGAAGTTGTAGAAAATATTCCTCTTGATAAACTAATAATAGAAACTGATTGTCCATATATGGCTCCTACTCCACATAGAGGAAAAAGAAATGAGCCAATATATGTAGAGTATGTTGCTAGAAAAATAGCCGAAATTAAAGGAATTAGTTATGAAGAGGTTGTAGAGGTAACTAATAGAAATACAAGAAAAGCTTATGGAATAGAATAG
- a CDS encoding putative RNA methyltransferase → MKICPVCKEKLARENKTYKCINNHCFDMAKQGYLNLLLSNQKHSKTPGDDKEMVLSRKRFLEKDYYKIISDNVNNIVFKLRNSNSLEILDIGCGEGYYTGRLKKFLDDNGVESNITGIDISKEAIICGAKTYKNIDWIVASATNIPLEDESLDYIICMFAKIIPEEKMRTLKKGGKLIIVSTGERHLIELKEVVYDKVRTEFYSPIEDLKIFKHLETVNCTGKSFIKENESIKNLFDMTPYKWRSPKEGVDRLFNLDNLEITIDVNIDIFQKD, encoded by the coding sequence ATGAAAATTTGTCCTGTATGTAAGGAAAAATTAGCAAGAGAGAATAAAACATATAAGTGTATAAATAATCACTGTTTTGATATGGCTAAACAGGGGTATCTAAATCTTTTGCTTTCAAATCAAAAACATAGTAAGACACCTGGTGATGATAAAGAGATGGTGTTGAGTAGAAAGAGATTTTTAGAGAAAGATTACTATAAGATTATCTCTGATAATGTTAATAATATAGTTTTTAAGTTGAGAAATTCAAATAGTTTAGAGATATTGGACATAGGTTGTGGAGAGGGATACTATACTGGTAGATTAAAAAAATTCCTTGATGATAATGGTGTTGAAAGTAATATTACAGGTATAGATATATCTAAAGAAGCTATTATCTGTGGGGCAAAAACATATAAAAATATTGATTGGATAGTGGCAAGTGCAACAAATATACCTTTAGAAGATGAATCACTAGATTATATAATATGTATGTTTGCAAAAATAATCCCTGAAGAAAAGATGAGAACTTTAAAAAAAGGTGGAAAACTTATTATTGTATCAACTGGAGAAAGACATCTGATTGAGCTTAAAGAGGTTGTATATGATAAAGTAAGAACTGAATTTTATTCACCAATAGAGGATTTAAAAATATTTAAACATCTTGAAACTGTAAATTGTACTGGAAAGTCTTTTATAAAAGAGAATGAAAGTATAAAAAATCTTTTTGATATGACTCCGTATAAGTGGAGAAGTCCAAAAGAGGGAGTAGATAGATTGTTTAATTTAGATAATTTAGAGATAACAATAGATGTAAATATTGATATTTTTCAAAAGGATTAA
- the acpS gene encoding holo-ACP synthase, whose amino-acid sequence MILGIGNDIVEISRIAKAISNEKFLKRVYTEKEIEIISKKGNSEASYAGRFSAKEAISKALGTGVRNFNLTDIEILNDELGKPFVVFKNNLLEIMKGKKIEISISHSREYATAIAILIEKE is encoded by the coding sequence ATGATATTGGGAATAGGAAATGATATTGTAGAGATATCAAGAATAGCAAAAGCTATATCAAATGAAAAATTTTTAAAACGTGTTTATACAGAAAAAGAGATTGAGATTATAAGTAAAAAGGGGAACTCTGAAGCTAGCTATGCTGGGAGATTTTCAGCTAAAGAGGCTATATCAAAAGCTTTAGGGACAGGGGTAAGAAATTTTAATTTAACAGATATTGAGATACTAAATGATGAACTAGGAAAACCTTTTGTTGTTTTTAAAAATAATCTTTTAGAGATAATGAAAGGGAAAAAAATTGAAATTTCTATTTCACATTCTAGAGAATATGCTACTGCAATAGCAATATTAATAGAGAAGGAGTGA
- a CDS encoding NAD(P)H-dependent oxidoreductase subunit E yields the protein MVTKEFYNELEEYINSLKDKKDDVKILNFVIEKLDSIPVEVQKFIAEKTGLMEISIENTINFYPKFRNKVAGKKVTEVAICVGMTCGSWGKGYYDELAKILEIDENGISKDGKIQLTTKRCFGRCAKGPNMSIDGTIYSMVTMDEIKRRLNLK from the coding sequence ATGGTGACAAAAGAATTTTATAATGAACTTGAAGAGTATATAAATAGTTTAAAAGATAAAAAAGATGATGTTAAAATTTTAAACTTTGTAATAGAAAAATTAGATAGTATTCCTGTGGAAGTTCAAAAATTTATAGCAGAAAAAACAGGACTTATGGAAATTTCTATTGAAAATACAATTAATTTTTATCCTAAATTTAGAAATAAAGTGGCAGGAAAAAAAGTTACAGAGGTTGCTATCTGTGTAGGAATGACTTGTGGAAGTTGGGGTAAGGGATATTATGATGAACTTGCTAAAATTCTTGAAATAGACGAAAATGGAATTTCAAAGGATGGGAAAATCCAACTTACTACAAAAAGATGCTTTGGTAGATGTGCAAAAGGTCCAAATATGTCAATAGATGGAACTATATATAGTATGGTAACTATGGATGAGATAAAAAGAAGATTAAATTTAAAATAG